ccccccccccccccatttttcCAATTGTCGTTGctccatggatttttggtgatccgaaatTCCGAGGACGTTTTTGCTGAATTTTTTGGCGGACGTTCATTAACAACTTAGCTATGCAGCCATTTAGCCTTGACGTCCAAACGACCCATTaacaaggtcaaacgagcctcaaaaCAGGAAAATCCcctattttgatgattttcatgtgctatagtccatggatttttggtgattttaaATTCTCACGtcatttttgtcaatttttttgttgacgtCTTATAAGATATTAGCTATGGAATCAGTTGGCTCAAACGGCTAAAACGGCCTATTTTCTTGTCAAATAAGCCACAGAGTAGCTAAACCACCCATTTTGTTGATTTCCGTGTGCATAGTCCATGTAGTTTCAGTTTCGACGTCTAATTgccaaaaaaattcatggacgtccattaagaccctAGCTATGGATTCAGTTATCCTTGACGGCCAAAACGGTCCATTtacaaggtcaaacaagccccaaaaaGTTAAATCTCCCATTTTGCGGATTTTCATGTACTATAGTTCACCATCTATTTTGGTGATTAGGAATTTCATAGAGTGTAATACAAATTTTGTGATGATCATAGAATACATAGATTACTctagctcttttttttttttcatgtttgttaaTACGTAGAAGTTTGTTGCATCATTAGGATTGACAAGCTAAGGCCTAGCCCCCTTGCTTGtacttatttttattgagaatttttattttaataaaaaactattataCGCGCTGTCTAGTGGtacaaaatagaagaaaataaagtaTTGTAATTTTTCGTCGAAGGGGTTCGGATGAACATCTAAGCTCCACCCCTGCCGATAGACCCATAGTTTGATAAAAAAGActaatttctaaattaaatctacCTATAGcacatagattaaaaaaaataatataaaattggtCATTGGCATTTAGCAGGAAAGAAGGACTTAATGGACTCATATTCAAATGATTCATAGATTTTCAAATAGGCTAATGTGATATATTGACAGTAATAACTTCATTACCGTAGAATATAGATATATATCGAGGCAATTACTAGTGCAAAGTATATTTTAACACCCTTATAAAATGTTTCTAAACTTGTAGTGACATTGAATCTAATGAGAGTTAAATAATGCTAGTAAAGACTTTCCTAGTCTTTGTTAGCATGCATACTAATTGCCGctaaaattgtttttgttatacCGAATATAGCGGCAGTTGCAGATGTTGAAGAACCAATTGCAATATCTCAACAGTTGCCAGTACAACAAATTCATGTTCAAAGTTCAAAACATCCATAATAGCAAGTTTGAGTAGATAACAAAACACATTTACATACGGATTACTAAACACATATTTTGTGTTTGTAGTCGGCCCAACTTAGCTCTGCTTGTGTCGCGAGAGAATCAGCCGCGTCTTTCTTTGAGTCAGGAAATGCAGCTCTCAGTTCTTCCAATTTAGCTTCCAAGTGAGAAATTTCCGTAGCTAAATTCATTTGTTGTGCTTCGATCTCCTTCAAATTTTGGATGGAAGCATCGATTCCAACGAGAAAGTCTTTGATTCCAGTGTGAAGCTCCTGTTTTCTAATAATATCATCGACCAACATTACCTTCCTGGCACTCCCTTTGTAATACTCTTCCTTCTGCTTCTTTGCCTCCTGAAAATTTGCGAGTAGAGATGGAAGATTTCTTCTGAGTTCCTCCAAATTACGTGTTTTCTCAATCGAGAGATCAGGTGACTCAGCATATATAGGTAGAGCAGCCTCTAAATATGAGTAGTTGTCCGGGAGAAGCACTTGTTCCAAAGGCATCATTAGTAGCTTCTGAACTTCAGTTTTAGCTTTCTCAAGTACTTCTGCTGAGTATTGTGCTGCAGGTGACTTGACATCGGACGATAAAGGGGCAACATCCTAgcaaattatttaaaaacttaacgtcatttataacaaataaacaaaCATATTTTCTATAACAATGTGTTTTCATATGAGTGTGTACTTACTTCATCAGCGACAGACTTCTCATAACGATTAACATACGAGTGACTTGAGCCAGGAACACCAGGAGAATGTCCGATATCCTGaaacaagaaagaaatgagAGTAATACTAACTGACAAAAATAGCATTTCTAGACGAACAATTTGGCTTCAAGTATTTAACTTACATTTTTCGAGCCAGAGACCAGTTCCCTCTTTGAATTTTTCGAAGGCCTGCTATCTTTTTCTTGCTGCGAAATAGAGCctacaaaaaaatatagaatattgATTTATGAGCAAGTGTCATGAAGGGTAAAAGTTTCGTATACAATACCTTTGTTCCTTCTCTTCTTGATTTCTTCCTCGCCGATAATCCTATTTAGGATCTGCTCAGCTGATTCCGTCCGTGTTCTACTTATGTAAGTAGACCACCACGACTCAAATGATGGCGTACATATTGGATTAGGACGAAATTCGACAAGTGAGAAATTTCTCTTCAGTTGATCGAACTTCGTATCCACTTCTCTAATGCCACTTTCTGAATTGAAAACAACCCTTTCAAGTGGTGAAGCGTTGAGTGACCGATGAGGAGGTAGAGGAACTGTCTGTGTCAAGCCAAACTGCCGTGCAAACTGATTTGGTGAGTAATACTCCACTCCAGCTTTTCCAACACTTGAGTTCCCTAAAGCGAGACCATACTGGAGGTCTCGTGGAATAAGGAAGCTGGACCAGATAGCGTCTAGAGCTGCCTTACTAGATGGAATATGCTCCGCCAATTGCAGCCATCCTGGTGAATACGGAATGAACTGGCTCGGAGATACGGAGGAGCATGAGTAGAAGAAGGTAAAGCACTCTCGGAAGCTGTTCTGTTTTAAATTCCCTTGAGCCAGGGCAATCCCAAAAGTCCTACAGTTCTTTGTATCGTAAGGCAACTGTCTATACTGTGGAAAGTAAGACTGCAGCCAGAGCTGTAGGATCCAGAAGGGCCCCCCTGCATTACTAAATCCCCGGGTGACTACGCTTCTACAACCTCGGTATAGATGAGATAGTATGAAAGGAGCCAAAGCAACCTTTCTGCCTGAAGCAAGAGCTATGGCTAGTCGATCATACTCCTCTGCTACTATACGCGAACCAATGCAAAATACAAATTTGCAGAGCCACATATTGAGGAACGCCAAATGTTCCTCCTCAGTTACGTCCTCtctttgcatgttcagtttgaTGAACTTCTCATAGGATGTTTTCTTACTCTTGCCCCACTTTTGACGCTGGATGTCCAGGACTGAGCTAATTGCCTCACCATGAGGCCTAATTCCTGTCAAAGCAGAAATGTCGAACACCGTTGGACTCATCATCCCAAAATTGAAATGGAATGCATTACCTGATGTAGACCAAAAGCACAGTGCAGCATACAACAAATTGCGGTCACATTGTATGTTGAATTTGGATAATTGTATTGTATCATATATGTCCGCTGTCCGCCAGGTCTCCCCCTTAACCCTCTCCATTCGGTCGACCCAACGGATCCATCCTTCCGTTGCAGTTGGCCATGAGTTCCACGTGTTTTTTTCCTGCCAACCAGGTTGCAGTGTGTGTAGAAGTAGCTTCTCCCCTTCTGCTAGGGGATAAAATGACTCGAGCTCCGAAGGAAATCCATCCTTGAAGCACGGGCCCAACATAAACTCCGAAGAACTTGTAGAATACGGAACAAAGACCTCAGGAAGTAGAATGTCATTGCTAAACTCCTTAATTATCTGCTCCATAGTTGTGGTGTGAAGCAAAGGTGGAAACCTGCGTATGGTGAATCAAAGGTTACATTTGTGACCACTATAAACGTAAACGAGTTAAAACAAAAGCAAGATTAGAAATATCAATACAGCAGTTGCTACTACATTAGCTTCCTAAGCTACACAATCACAATGTTATCAGCAGGAATCATTAATATATTTcactcttttaacttttttagaCGCAAAGATATAAGTCATCCTTTAAAGGCTCTTTCACTAATTGGTTTCTCTGTTACTAGGACGACTTGAATGGCGAAGTAAAGTCTTCCATTGTTATGAAAAAAAGTGAATGTTGATTGCTATTGAAAGATGGAacttatattgaaaaatatcaaGGTGATGCGAGGGAGATATTAGATGCAAAGGTATCAGGTGCAACAACTAGTCATGTGATTTGGTCCACCAATTCGTAACACAATGCAGCAAATTGTAGACGGTCAAACTACGAACTAAAGTGCTCAAGCAATTGTTCAAAAGGAGGTTCCGTGTCTGAAAACTTTTGATGATCTTTCAATTAATATTGTGTACGAGATCAATCTAAAATGGTTATCTCTAATTAAACCTTTCATAGATTTGAGGAAGGTGAAGAAGAGGATGTGTTGGATCATTGTTTTGCAAATATAGCTAGGAATGCAAACTAGTTGTAATGGTAATATGACTACGGAATTTGTTCCAGGCACCAATCGATGTGACTTGACAAAATAGAATCACATGACAGTgtcaacaacatcaacaagaTCCTATAAACGCAAGCAAAAGTTATAAACTCTAGGTTACCTTAGAAGAACAtcctactttttttaatttcatccaTCTGTACAAGGAATTTTGAGGTTGATAACTCAATTTTCTACTTTCGCTTTATAACTTTACGTTACTCTCTAGCTGTTACTTTATTCGTGGTAATTAGTTCCTAATAAATACTGAGGCATGATACTAGAAATGcagttaactttttttttcttttcaaatttataagtttttattaattGCAGAACTTTGaatcaaacaatttaaaagtTATTATCTATATATACTAAGTAGATTTTTGAGAATCATGTTCTCGTGAATGACTAGTTATATAATAAACGCAAAATTTGCAGAGATCTTCAACCTTTGGGGTTAAAGTAGATGCTTTAGTGGCCTTACTCTTGAGTTACATTCCAATGTTCTCACATTCCATCactaatttctttctttatgtTGAGTTAATAAGCTTTATTTATGTTGAGTTAATTAATGCAGCGTATTCGCCTAGATGCCTAGAAAAGAATGAGCTGAATATTTGATGCCACAATTTTCAACTAATATTCTATCTTTTCATATCTTGCCAACACACCTCAAATAGTCATCTCTATTAAATGGTAATCAAGTCATTATTCACGTTTATGTTTGTTGATCATAGTAAAccaattttcttttagatgaaaGGACGCATATTTGTGCTTTTTCAAGTCAAACACTGACACTATGACGTTTGTGCCTAACTCCGTTGAGAGGGAATTATCCAAGAATAAAAAAGGTGTGCCTTCATTAACACAATCTCTTTGTTAACTAAGCACTTAATTAGTCGCAATAGCACACAATTGTAATTTTGAACTCAAACACTACtacttaaatagaaaaaattgagttattcatacaaatatattaactaAGCACTTAGTCTCCATAgaagttttcaagatttaaaaataactaagcACCCATTATTTCAAAATCCAAAGCCCCTTGCTATTAGTACAATGTATCTAAGGGTCTATCTATAGGAGTACTTCAAGGTAAGGTGTCAAGGAATATGTCCTTTATAGCTGATTGCGTTCTAATTGACATAACTTGTGCAAGAGTTAACATTAAACTGAAGAGATATGGAGACATGCCTTTTAATCTAAAAGGTTCAGGTTGAACAGAACCAATCGTAAGTTCAATGACATAGCACATGAGACTAGTGTGGAAGTATAACTTAATACACAAGAATACCAAAGAAGGAAAGTTAAAAGTATATATCTTAGATCTATTATCTAAGATGATGGGAGATTGACGACGATACACATCCTATTGGTGCTAGTTGGATGAGATTGAAGCTTCACGTGGAATCTTGTGTGATAATAAAATGGTGCAACCTAAGATTAAAATCAAGTTCTACAAAGTGGTGGTTAGAACTACTATGATGTATGAGGCAAATTAAAGTGTTGGTCAGTCAAGAAATCTCATGTTTAGAAGATGAGGATGTTCTATTGTATGTGTTTCCATAGTAGGAGTGATTAGAAATGACGATATCCAGGACAATGTGAGAGTGGTCTCTATGGAGGATATGGAGGAAACAAGAGATATGGTTCGAGTAGTGGAGACATGATTAGGCAAAACATGACATAATTTCAGCTTACCGAGGACATGCCATTAGATATGATGCAGTGGAGGACACACCAACACAAATTAGGGTGGAAGATGATAGTAGATAGTAGAGTGATGTCTTACTTATCTTTTCATACTAGTAGTCGTAGGATTACTAAGGGAGTTTCttgttatatattttacttactttggtgatcatattattttgttatagttatttttatttgtcaatataCTTTGCCATTCTCTATCTAGTATTCTTCTACGACATCTTAATTCACACTTTTTcgtttcatttcattttcattcttcttcttcttttaagcCAATGACCTATCAAAAAACCTATCTATCTCTTAGAAAACATTTGCATACTCGCAAATAGAATTCTCTCTAGGTAAAGATAACATTTGCATACACTCTATTCTCTCCAAACCTCACTTATACAATTATACTTAAAAATTGTAATTGTATATGATGGTCTAAAACGACGTAACCTTTACAAAACTTGCATCATTTCACAAACACTTTGTGAGAGACAATTTAGGTGGTTttactatctttttttttgtttgtccaACAATGTCACTTTCTAcgaaaaatttcaatttcaaaattctacCTAGCAAATCTAAGACCTCAAAAATTTAAACCAATGCACTCAACTTTAATTTAGTCCCACGGAATTCCAAACTTGAtgtttgtttttcaaaattgaattttgaagctaTGGTATGGACGTAGGTTTTACacttcaattttgattaaaaaaatgttcaaagaCCATAAACCATTCAAACTTtaacaattttcccttttttgggAAATTTAACAAGAAAGATTTGAAAAACGCAGATTCAAGCGGAAAATCACAAAATGCAAGCACAACAAGGAGATCGTTAAGCAGTAGCTAAAACGCAAAGGAAGAAGATTGACTAACCTAGAGGATTCAGAGAGAAAATTGAGAATTGTTGCAGCCGCACAAAATTAGGGGGAAAAAAGTGATGAGTAacatcttttatatataaaaataaaagcacACACGTGTAAgcattaacaaattaaaaaacattgataaatatttaaatttgtggcGTGAAATGTTAGGTAGGTATGGTAATAGTAAAtcgagaaaataatatattaagagatatttaaatttatcgCGTAATATGATAGGTAGGTTTTATtacgtaaaaaaaaaatacattgacaaatatttaaattagcCGCATAAAATGTTACATAGGTATAAGTAAGTTAAAATATGTGAACAgatatttaaactttaaaatatattaacagATACTTAAGCTGTCCGTGTGAAATCTTATTTTTACCTAATCAAGAATTGAGCGGATTGCCTCAAAGGAGAATCGATCCCGCGTCAAGCACCAAGTTTAGTTATGAATATTCATTATATAATCAGTTTGTTATATGATTAATGGTAAGGTTGAGACAGAATTTGCAAAGTTTCTGAGAATCCTTACATGATACAATAGATTCTTCCCTGTTTAAAATTCGAAAAGGAAGAAGATAAATCACATGACTGGACACATATTTAACCTTCAATTAATTGAAATACACTTTTAGCTTTGCTTATAAATGTGGACGAATTTGCAAAATGCCGTTTCATCATTTACTTATCCATGTGaaatattaaacttgtattgcTACACTATAATTACGGGGCAATATCTTtctaaaaataatctaaatataCATTTTCTTGCTTTAGAAGAGATAGCAATCTATCTTTTTTAGTTCTTCCATTCGTACAAGGAAATTTGAGGTTGTTatcttaattttcttctttctctttataaCTTTGCATTACTTGTGCATCCTCATTTATAATATCATCGTAGAGTTTATCTATGATGTCCATAGAATATCTAATTCTTTCTAGCTTTTGTTTTATCGTTACAAAAAGTAGAGTTTCCTACCCTCATTACTACGTTAGTTTCATAAGTTAAACAAACACAATGATATCAGCAGggaacacaattcatataaaaaaaataaaaaatttgaattcacTCTTTTAACTGTTTTTGATGCAAAACTATAAGTTATCCTTTTAAGGTTTTTTCACTAATTGATTTGTCGAAAAAAAAACTCTCCCTTCTCTGTCACTAAGACGATTTGAATGTTGAAGTAAAGTCTAATTCCATGTTAGTGTTGATTGGTATTGATAAAGAGtgcaacaaaaaatcaaaaagatgCATTGAAAGATGGAactaatattgaaaaatatcaaGGTGATACGAGGGAGATATCAGATGCAAAGTGAGTTTGGTGCACACATTAATCCTCGGGACAATGTGCATGAGTGTGGTCTCGGTGGAGAAGACGGAGGAAACAAGACATGTGGTTCGATATGTGTAGGCATGATTAGACAAAACATGACAGAAGTGGTCCAGGTATGTGAATACATGAATAGACAAAACATAACACAATTTTAGCTTACGGAGGACATGCCATTAGATAGGATGTTGTGGAGGACACACAAACACAGATTAGGGTGCAAGATGAGTAAATAATAGAGTGTTGTCTCACTTCTTTTTCTCATATTAGTAGTTGTAGTGTTACAAAGGGAATTTCTTGTCTTTCGATGTcagttattttatttcacttcaataatcatattatattgTTGTATTAATCTTTAATATGCAATATGCTTTGCCATCTTTCTACAGTATTCTTCTAGGACTTCTTCACAATTTTTCGTTTCATTTCATTTTggtctctctctttttttgagCCAATGATCTATCAGAAAATACTCTCCACTTTATAGCTCCGAAAAAAAGATAACATTTGCATACGCTTTATTATCTTCAAATTCCACTTATAGAATTGCACTGAATATTGTAATCGT
This DNA window, taken from Solanum lycopersicum chromosome 5, SLM_r2.1, encodes the following:
- the LOC138348385 gene encoding protein MAINTENANCE OF MERISTEMS-like, producing MEQIIKEFSNDILLPEVFVPYSTSSSEFMLGPCFKDGFPSELESFYPLAEGEKLLLHTLQPGWQEKNTWNSWPTATEGWIRWVDRMERVKGETWRTADIYDTIQLSKFNIQCDRNLLYAALCFWSTSGNAFHFNFGMMSPTVFDISALTGIRPHGEAISSVLDIQRQKWGKSKKTSYEKFIKLNMQREDVTEEEHLAFLNMWLCKFVFCIGSRIVAEEYDRLAIALASGRKVALAPFILSHLYRGCRSVVTRGFSNAGGPFWILQLWLQSYFPQYRQLPYDTKNCRTFGIALAQGNLKQNSFRECFTFFYSCSSVSPSQFIPYSPGWLQLAEHIPSSKAALDAIWSSFLIPRDLQYGLALGNSSVGKAGVEYYSPNQFARQFGLTQTVPLPPHRSLNASPLERVVFNSESGIREVDTKFDQLKRNFSLVEFRPNPICTPSFESWWSTYISRTRTESAEQILNRIIGEEEIKKRRNKGSISQQEKDSRPSKNSKRELVSGSKNVS